A genomic window from Fusarium verticillioides 7600 chromosome 5, whole genome shotgun sequence includes:
- a CDS encoding microsomal epoxide hydrolase, translating to MSESKLKVLLFDIGGVCVVSPFQAILDYELSLGIPPGWVNYSISRTAPNGFWHRLEKGEIEMNEEFFRGFSQDLHDTVRWETFYEREQSKNPSLPKETPPVPSIDAEWLFNEMMTVSNSPDPWMFPALRKLKEDRRFILAALSNTVIFPPGHKLHLDHFFDEPVRQIFDVFISSAHVGMRKPDPAIYKLALDRVNEFAKANALSARGKSLNWEAGIKAEEVIFLDDIGENLKEARRQGLRTIKVNLGRAFEAVDELERVTGLKLAGDHPRISIRGKAQKVKAKM from the exons ATGTCAGagtccaagctcaaagtcctGTTGTTCGATATAGGGGGTGTTTGT GTCGTTTCTCCTTTCCAAGCAATCCTCGACTATGAATTAAGCCTGGGGATCCCTCCAGGGTGGGTCAACTATTCGATATCCAGGACTGCTCCCAATGGCTTCTGGCATCGTTTGGAAAAAGGAGAAATCGAGATGAATGAAGAGTTCTTCAGGGGCTTCAGCCAAGACCTTCATGATACCGTCAGATGGGAAACCTTCTATGAGCGAGAGCAAAGCAAAAACCCCAGTCTCCCAAAGGAAACCCCTCCCGTTCCCTCAATCGATGCAGAATGGCTTTTCAACGAGATGATGACCGTTTCTAACAGCCCTGACCCATGGATGTTCCCAGCATTGAgaaagttgaaggaggataGGCGATTCATTCTCGCAGCGCTGAGCAATACCGTCATCTTTCCGCCAGGGCATAAACTCCACCTGGACCATTTCTTTGACGAGCCTGTGCGGCAGATATTTGATGTCTTCATTTCTTCCGCCCATGTTGGAATGCGAAAGCCAGATCCGGCCATTTATAAGCTGGCGCTCGACCGAGTAAACGAATTCGCGAAAGCCAATGCTCTTTCAGCTCGGGGGAAAAGCTTGAACTGGGAGGCTGGTATCAAGGCAGAGGAAGTAATTTTTCTCGATGACATCGGGGAGAATTTGAAGGAGGCACGCAGGCAAGGACTGCGAACAATAAAGGTGAACCTTGGTCGTGCATTCGAGGCCgtggatgagctggagagaGTGACTGGGTTGAAGCTCGCTGGTGATCATCCAAGGATATCCATCCGAGGGAAGGCTCAGAAAGTTAAGGCAAAAATGTGA